Proteins from a single region of Budorcas taxicolor isolate Tak-1 chromosome 7, Takin1.1, whole genome shotgun sequence:
- the LOC128050261 gene encoding uncharacterized LOC729966 homolog — translation MASSQPPPPLLLLALLLALLPLLLKASDASPPVLMDSSTASEMDNSTSKPLTSPFSYSSPSVWASQESPETGSTFHPNSPSSEATTYHSPSNSETTSTTQPTSSQPEPDTHPSSGSPRSEHTVTSPSSALSSVSLATLPWSPTHPKPSTLPPSVSLATTDWTFETSGYAPGDSEAPRLHRNPGVVVAVCLLVSALLIGGVIMAVRRYHNGVSEFQKLDEGLVSQRSSSAHHRLP, via the exons ATGGCGAGCTCCCAGCCGCCGCCGCCCCTTCTATTGCTGGCTCTACTGCTGGCCctactgccgctgctgctaaaaGCTTCTGATGCGAGTCCCCCTGTTCTCATGGACAGCTCCACAG CCTCAGAGATGGACAACTCGACTTCCAAACCTCTGACTTCTCCCTTCAGCTACAGCTCCCCTTCTGTCTGGGCCAGCCAAGAGAGCCCAGAGACAGGCTCCACATTCCATCCCAACAGCCCTAGTTCAGAGGCCACAACCTACCACAGCCCCTCAAATTCAGAGACAACCTCCACCACCCAGCCCACCTCCTCACAACCAGAGCCAGACACCCACCCCAGCTCTGGCTCCCCCAGGTCGGAGCACACCGTCACCTCCCCCTCCAGCGCCCTGAGTTCTGTCTCCTTGGCCACCCTGCCTTGGAGTCCCACTCACCCCAAGCCCAGCACGCTGCCTCCCTCTGTGTCCTTGGCCACCACTGACTGGACATTCGAGACATCTGGTTATG CTCCAGGTGACTCTGAGGCTCCCAGGTTGCACAGGAACCCTGGTGTGGTGGTGGCTGTGTGTCTGCTAGTGTCTGCTTTGCTCATCGGAGGTGTGATCATGGCAGTGAGGCGCTATCACAACGGGGTTTCTGAGTTCCAGAAGCTGGATGAG GGGCTTGTGAGTCAAAGGTCATCTTCTGCCCATCACAGACTGCCGTGA